A stretch of Desulfotalea psychrophila LSv54 DNA encodes these proteins:
- a CDS encoding AraC family transcriptional regulator: MSSMIALLDQLVKNELFTDSKLPGVRFFMSNQHIPRTPLVYDPGIFIVAQGRKIGYLGVSIFQYDANNYLVTSVPMPFECETFSTPTAPFLGLYIDINIATLHELIGIMGLDGDLRNIQMSEVPKGVGPAELDEDMGDAVVRLLKCLQSETESKILGPGLIKEILYRALCGTQASSLCALATHTGNFARISHALRSIHNDYASKLDVERLSQLANMSVSTFHRAFKEVTSESPVQYLKKIRLSRARDFMLNEQMKAYIAADMVGYESASQFSREFKRYFGQSPADMIRESRSA, from the coding sequence ATGTCCAGTATGATAGCGTTGCTTGATCAGCTTGTTAAAAACGAACTGTTTACAGATTCAAAATTACCCGGTGTTCGATTTTTTATGTCTAACCAGCACATTCCCCGCACACCCCTTGTTTACGATCCCGGAATATTTATTGTGGCTCAGGGGCGAAAGATTGGTTATCTGGGAGTCAGTATTTTCCAGTATGATGCGAATAATTATCTTGTCACCTCAGTTCCCATGCCCTTTGAATGTGAGACCTTTTCCACTCCAACCGCTCCATTTCTCGGGCTTTACATTGACATCAACATAGCCACACTTCATGAATTGATCGGGATCATGGGGTTGGATGGCGACTTGCGAAACATACAGATGAGTGAGGTGCCTAAAGGTGTGGGGCCTGCTGAACTTGATGAGGATATGGGTGATGCGGTTGTAAGGTTGTTGAAATGTCTACAGTCTGAAACTGAAAGCAAAATTCTGGGACCGGGGCTGATAAAAGAAATACTGTATCGGGCACTTTGCGGAACCCAGGCCTCATCTCTTTGCGCACTGGCTACACATACAGGAAATTTTGCCAGGATATCCCATGCACTCCGATCGATACATAACGATTATGCATCCAAGCTTGATGTTGAACGCTTATCTCAACTTGCGAATATGAGTGTGTCTACATTCCATCGGGCCTTCAAGGAGGTAACCTCGGAATCCCCAGTTCAATATCTTAAAAAAATACGATTGAGCAGGGCACGCGATTTTATGCTGAACGAACAGATGAAAGCATATATTGCAGCCGATATGGTTGGGTATGAAAGCGCTTCACAATTTAGCCGTGAATTCAAACGGTATTTCGGACAAAGTCCAGCTGACATGATACGAGAGTCACGATCGGCTTGA
- the kamA gene encoding lysine 2,3-aminomutase, whose protein sequence is MPIYSNTQQNIAEQLSTEKINISKWMDWKWQLRNSIKSVEQFESLLGIEMDEKYRKKIKETLRKFPLSITPYYLSLINSEDYSNDPIFIQSFPSPKELDISPHDMEDPLAEDKDSPVPNITHRYPDRVLLQVSNTCAMYCRHCTRKRKVGDVDSIPLKQEILNGIEYIRQTPVIRDVLLSGGDPLMLSDDYLDWILSELRTIPHVQVIRIGSRMPVVLPYRVTDSLVAMLKKHHPLWVNTHFNHPREVTASTREALAKLANAGIPLGNQSVLLAGVNDCPRIMKSLVHKLVENRVRPYYLYQCDLAEGLNHFRTPVGKGIEILESLRGHTSGFAVPTYVVDAPGGGGKIPLNPNYLVSFSTNKVILRNYEGVITTYQEPDSYESTFCDRKCADCNLQLYLNDAEESRAIGIEKLLADHDRTISLVPKKNERMERRDSER, encoded by the coding sequence ATGCCTATTTACTCAAATACTCAGCAGAATATTGCTGAGCAACTATCAACAGAAAAAATAAACATATCCAAATGGATGGATTGGAAATGGCAACTGAGAAACAGCATTAAATCAGTTGAGCAGTTTGAAAGCCTGCTTGGCATTGAAATGGACGAGAAATACCGAAAAAAAATTAAAGAGACACTACGTAAATTTCCTCTGTCGATAACTCCTTATTATCTTTCTCTGATCAATAGCGAGGATTACAGCAACGACCCGATTTTTATCCAGTCCTTTCCGTCACCGAAGGAATTGGACATATCCCCGCATGATATGGAAGACCCTCTTGCGGAGGACAAGGACAGCCCTGTTCCCAATATCACTCATCGCTACCCGGACCGGGTTCTTTTGCAAGTCAGCAACACATGCGCAATGTACTGCCGGCATTGCACCCGAAAACGAAAAGTCGGCGATGTTGACTCTATCCCGCTTAAGCAGGAAATACTTAATGGTATTGAATATATCAGACAGACTCCTGTCATCAGGGATGTTCTCCTCTCCGGTGGTGATCCTCTCATGCTCTCTGATGATTATCTTGACTGGATCCTCTCAGAACTTCGCACAATTCCACACGTTCAGGTCATTCGTATAGGCTCCAGAATGCCGGTCGTATTACCTTATCGTGTTACTGATAGCCTTGTCGCGATGCTCAAAAAGCATCATCCGCTCTGGGTTAACACCCACTTTAATCATCCAAGAGAGGTCACTGCCTCAACTCGTGAAGCCTTAGCTAAGTTAGCAAATGCAGGCATCCCTCTTGGCAATCAAAGTGTATTGCTTGCTGGTGTAAACGACTGTCCCCGCATTATGAAGAGCCTGGTTCATAAACTGGTAGAAAACAGGGTTCGCCCCTACTACCTCTATCAATGTGACCTAGCTGAAGGACTCAACCATTTCCGCACTCCAGTAGGTAAGGGTATTGAAATATTGGAAAGTCTGCGTGGCCATACTAGTGGTTTTGCAGTACCTACCTATGTGGTAGACGCTCCAGGCGGAGGGGGGAAAATTCCACTTAACCCAAATTATCTGGTTTCCTTTTCTACAAATAAGGTCATACTGCGCAACTATGAGGGGGTCATTACAACTTATCAGGAACCAGACAGCTATGAGTCTACCTTTTGTGATCGCAAATGTGCTGATTGCAACCTGCAATTATACCTTAATGACGCTGAAGAGTCTCGAGCCATTGGAATAGAAAAACTGTTGGCAGACCACGACCGGACAATTTCTTTGGTGCCTAAGAAAAATGAACGTATGGAGCGGAGAGACAGTGAGCGATAA
- the ablB gene encoding putative beta-lysine N-acetyltransferase yields MSDKIEMFRDSVIQHGPENDRVYVMKTTRTDCQDVIHYALKLADSNGYSKIFAKFPESCKQFFEQNMFIEEAKVPGLFNGEECGYFSGRYIDLARKLETRPELIEQVIEAAHSKYSDGVESHMLSPGLTCRIMNRNDINTMAFLFKQVFPTYPFPIHDPDYLATTMEQNVIYHGIFKGTELIAQSSAEIDFNARNVEMTDFATHLNSRGKGLATYLLAVMEDDVMKRGVQTAYTIARAYSFGMNSTFAKRGYQYAGTLTNNTQISGQLESMNVWYKQIHGYMEGRA; encoded by the coding sequence GTGAGCGATAAGATAGAAATGTTTCGGGACTCCGTTATACAGCATGGACCGGAGAATGATCGCGTGTACGTTATGAAGACGACACGAACCGACTGCCAGGATGTTATTCACTATGCCCTCAAGCTGGCCGACTCTAATGGCTACTCTAAAATTTTTGCAAAGTTCCCGGAGAGCTGCAAACAGTTCTTTGAGCAAAACATGTTCATTGAGGAAGCCAAAGTACCAGGACTCTTCAATGGAGAGGAGTGTGGCTACTTCTCTGGCAGATACATTGATTTGGCACGCAAGCTTGAAACCAGGCCTGAACTGATTGAGCAAGTAATTGAGGCCGCCCATAGCAAATACTCCGATGGGGTGGAGTCACACATGCTCTCCCCTGGACTTACATGCCGGATCATGAACAGAAACGACATTAATACAATGGCGTTTCTGTTCAAACAGGTTTTCCCTACCTATCCATTCCCAATTCATGATCCGGATTACCTGGCAACGACCATGGAACAAAATGTCATCTATCACGGCATTTTCAAGGGAACAGAACTCATTGCCCAGTCGTCTGCTGAAATCGATTTCAACGCCCGCAATGTTGAAATGACCGATTTTGCCACACACCTAAACAGCCGTGGCAAGGGCCTTGCGACCTACCTATTGGCAGTAATGGAAGACGACGTCATGAAAAGAGGCGTGCAAACCGCCTATACAATTGCCAGGGCATACTCCTTTGGAATGAACAGCACCTTTGCCAAGCGAGGTTATCAATATGCAGGTACACTCACCAATAACACCCAAATCTCAGGGCAACTTGAGAGCATGAATGTTTGGTACAAACAAATTCATGGTTATATGGAGGGCAGGGCATAA
- a CDS encoding TIR domain-containing protein, whose product MQKNKTYRNVRFRTDALKEAYKKLSEFAVQNELEIDCVILSVEHDDSEWHYDTQDEFFSDYRKYQNSASFRHWCNKLSVHVNVSPTYTVIEVSSSDRAFIYSIFEIFEKYATEDYVTPSPELEENLTVFIGHGGSSQWRDLKDHLQDKHNIKIEAYETGARAGHTIRDILEDMVNNSTFALLVMTAEDEQDTGQLRARQNVIHEIGLFQGRLGFNRAIVLMENSTEEFSNIAGVQQIRYSNITETFGEVLATIKREFN is encoded by the coding sequence ATGCAAAAAAATAAAACATATAGAAATGTTAGATTTAGAACAGATGCGCTGAAAGAGGCTTATAAGAAGCTTTCGGAATTTGCCGTGCAAAATGAGCTAGAAATAGATTGCGTAATATTATCAGTTGAGCATGATGACTCTGAATGGCACTATGATACTCAAGACGAATTCTTTTCAGATTATAGAAAGTATCAAAACTCTGCATCTTTTCGACATTGGTGTAATAAGTTGTCCGTTCATGTAAATGTTTCTCCAACTTATACAGTAATCGAAGTCAGTAGTAGTGATAGGGCTTTTATATATAGTATTTTTGAAATATTTGAAAAATACGCCACAGAAGATTATGTTACGCCTTCTCCTGAACTTGAAGAAAATCTGACAGTTTTTATCGGTCATGGTGGATCAAGCCAATGGCGGGATTTAAAAGATCATCTCCAAGATAAGCACAATATAAAGATTGAAGCATACGAAACTGGTGCTAGGGCTGGTCACACGATCAGAGACATTCTTGAAGATATGGTTAATAACAGTACATTTGCTTTGTTGGTAATGACAGCCGAAGATGAACAAGACACAGGCCAATTGAGAGCAAGGCAAAATGTAATCCATGAAATCGGTTTGTTTCAAGGGAGGTTAGGGTTTAATCGGGCTATTGTTTTAATGGAAAATTCAACCGAAGAATTTTCTAATATTGCAGGTGTCCAACAAATTCGATATAGCAACATTACTGAAACTTTTGGTGAAGTACTCGCAACCATCAAGCGTGAGTTTAATTAA
- a CDS encoding amidohydrolase family protein, with amino-acid sequence MVFLLLLDDHRLAWKLRQYCPLKMQRFQVDNPQKAGTSLGHYSDMSELDEYIREALPPKELRCAEDGHNREAHKINNDYQHRQDVRERGSEKIFKKYEATGKLDKYETICDDDLLLLELIQDSLIQKICDKEIIIETNPTSNVYISFLGDHAEHPIFRWHPINREDLNTGARFNPHGLRTSKAKVCINTDDPAIFVTSLPNEYDLLKNAALSKHSHNQEEVEVWLEGIRKTGLDIFDYDHLEHEYSKIQ; translated from the coding sequence ATGGTGTTTTTGTTGTTGTTGGATGATCACCGCCTGGCCTGGAAACTCCGACAGTACTGTCCCCTGAAAATGCAACGGTTTCAGGTCGACAATCCCCAAAAAGCAGGCACCTCTCTGGGCCATTATAGTGATATGAGCGAATTGGATGAGTATATCCGAGAGGCCCTACCTCCCAAGGAGCTGCGCTGTGCAGAAGATGGCCATAATAGAGAGGCCCATAAAATCAACAATGACTACCAGCATCGCCAAGATGTGCGAGAACGAGGCTCGGAAAAGATCTTTAAAAAATATGAGGCCACAGGAAAGTTAGATAAATACGAGACAATTTGTGACGACGACCTTCTCCTCTTAGAGCTGATCCAAGACTCTCTCATCCAAAAGATATGTGATAAAGAGATCATCATCGAAACCAATCCCACCTCCAATGTCTATATCTCATTTTTGGGTGATCATGCCGAGCATCCCATATTCCGCTGGCATCCTATTAACAGGGAAGACTTGAATACAGGTGCTCGCTTCAACCCCCATGGCCTGCGAACCAGCAAGGCCAAGGTCTGTATAAACACCGATGATCCGGCCATCTTTGTCACCAGTCTGCCCAATGAGTATGATCTTCTTAAGAATGCCGCACTTTCGAAGCATTCTCATAATCAGGAAGAGGTTGAGGTGTGGTTGGAGGGGATTCGTAAGACAGGCCTCGATATCTTTGACTACGACCATCTGGAGCATGAGTATAGTAAGATTCAATGA
- the pepN gene encoding aminopeptidase N, whose translation MQSPEHETIYRKDYTSPAFLVEKTELLFQLFAERAVVTATVSYRQNPDGNPAEGLLLLGEELLLKEVALDGRTLNKNDYEQTDKFLRIADVPENFILRLVTEIYPDKNTSLEGLYRTNGNYCTQCEAEGFRKITYYPDRPCVLAPFTTRIEADKKACPVMLSNGNRIDAGELEGGRHFALWQDPHPKPSYLFALVAGELVAIEESFTTRFGREVALKIFVEERNKTKCDHAMVSLKKAMKWDEDVFGLEYDLDIFMIVAVDDFNMGAMENKGLNVFNSKYVLALPETATDRDYLGIEGVIAHEYFHNWTGNRVTCRDWFQLSLKEGLTVFRDQEFSSDMNSRPVQRIDDVKVLRDHQFKEDAGAMAHPIRPDAYVEINNFYTATVYNKGAEVIRMIHTLLGAEKFRAGMDLYFVRHDGQAVTCDDFVAAMEDASGVDLLLFRNWYSQAGTPCLEVKEEWNNNEETYRLYIRQTCPPTPGQESKAPFHIPVAVGLLGENGQDLLAEGTRVLHLKETEQCFLFEGIKEKPVLSFLRGFSAPVRVKPFQPSAELVFLMAHDSDLFNRWDASQRLTIKTILRVVDQLQRGETLTLKPAFVEAMQANLRAVGDQSLVAQAIRLPEERYLASLMAQVDVENLHRAHDFVRSEIARQCQDDLARVYRENQEETTYSITPAAMGRRAIKNAVLPYLVTMSDWWQTCADQYHSATNMSDAIAALAAMVDTESPLKKELLADFYNKWQADPLVMDKWFAIQAGSTVGDTLTQVKKLMKDPQFSMANPNKVRALIGFFANNNHLCFHDVSGAGYAFLADNIIALHRANPQIAARLSSAFTGWRKYDETHQLRAKEEMQRVLATENLSTDVHEVVSKLL comes from the coding sequence ATGCAATCTCCAGAGCATGAGACAATTTATAGAAAAGATTATACCTCCCCCGCCTTTTTAGTGGAAAAAACTGAGCTGTTGTTCCAACTCTTTGCAGAGAGAGCCGTGGTTACAGCCACGGTATCCTACAGACAAAACCCGGATGGGAACCCTGCCGAGGGTCTTCTCCTGCTCGGTGAAGAGCTTCTTCTTAAGGAGGTCGCCCTTGATGGTCGCACTCTTAATAAAAACGACTATGAGCAAACGGATAAGTTCCTGCGTATTGCAGATGTACCAGAAAATTTTATACTCCGGTTGGTGACTGAGATCTATCCGGATAAGAACACCTCTCTTGAGGGACTGTATAGAACAAACGGTAATTACTGCACTCAGTGTGAGGCAGAGGGCTTTCGCAAGATTACCTACTATCCTGATCGTCCCTGTGTCCTTGCCCCCTTTACCACCCGTATCGAAGCCGACAAAAAGGCCTGTCCCGTAATGCTCTCAAATGGCAACAGGATAGATGCAGGTGAACTTGAAGGCGGCAGACACTTTGCCCTTTGGCAGGATCCACACCCCAAACCATCCTATCTCTTTGCCCTGGTGGCAGGTGAGCTTGTTGCCATTGAGGAGAGTTTTACCACTCGTTTCGGTCGAGAAGTAGCCCTGAAGATATTTGTTGAAGAACGAAACAAGACAAAGTGTGACCACGCCATGGTCTCCCTGAAAAAAGCAATGAAGTGGGACGAGGATGTTTTTGGTCTTGAGTATGATCTTGATATTTTTATGATTGTGGCCGTGGATGATTTTAATATGGGGGCCATGGAGAATAAGGGCCTCAATGTCTTTAACTCCAAATATGTCCTGGCCCTGCCCGAAACAGCCACCGATCGCGATTATCTGGGGATTGAAGGTGTTATCGCCCATGAATATTTTCATAACTGGACCGGTAACAGGGTGACCTGTCGTGATTGGTTTCAGCTCAGCCTTAAAGAAGGACTGACCGTATTTCGCGATCAGGAGTTCTCCTCGGATATGAACTCACGGCCCGTTCAGCGCATTGACGATGTCAAAGTCCTGCGCGACCATCAGTTCAAGGAGGATGCCGGGGCCATGGCCCATCCCATTCGTCCCGATGCCTATGTGGAGATAAATAATTTTTATACGGCCACCGTCTATAATAAGGGCGCCGAAGTGATCCGCATGATCCATACCCTGCTGGGGGCAGAGAAATTTCGGGCCGGCATGGACCTCTATTTTGTCCGTCACGATGGTCAGGCCGTAACCTGCGATGATTTTGTGGCAGCAATGGAGGATGCCTCCGGCGTTGATCTTCTCCTCTTTCGTAACTGGTACTCCCAGGCAGGTACCCCATGTCTTGAGGTGAAGGAAGAGTGGAATAACAACGAGGAGACCTATCGTCTCTATATTCGCCAGACCTGTCCTCCCACCCCGGGCCAGGAGAGCAAGGCCCCCTTTCATATTCCCGTAGCGGTGGGTCTGCTTGGAGAAAACGGCCAGGATCTGCTGGCCGAGGGTACCAGGGTGCTCCATCTTAAGGAGACTGAGCAGTGTTTTCTCTTTGAAGGTATCAAGGAAAAGCCTGTCCTCTCTTTCCTCCGCGGCTTCTCTGCCCCGGTACGAGTTAAGCCATTTCAACCCTCTGCCGAGTTGGTCTTTCTCATGGCCCACGACAGCGATCTCTTTAATCGCTGGGATGCAAGTCAACGCCTCACCATTAAAACCATTCTCAGGGTGGTGGACCAGTTGCAAAGAGGTGAGACTTTGACCCTTAAACCTGCCTTTGTTGAGGCCATGCAGGCAAATCTGCGGGCAGTTGGTGACCAGAGCCTGGTGGCCCAGGCCATTCGTCTCCCCGAAGAACGTTATCTAGCCTCCCTGATGGCGCAGGTAGATGTGGAGAATCTGCATAGGGCCCATGACTTTGTCCGTAGTGAGATTGCCCGACAGTGCCAAGACGATTTGGCCAGGGTCTATCGAGAGAATCAGGAAGAGACAACCTACTCCATAACTCCTGCCGCCATGGGACGAAGGGCAATAAAAAATGCGGTACTGCCCTATTTAGTAACCATGTCCGACTGGTGGCAGACCTGTGCCGACCAGTACCATAGCGCAACCAATATGAGCGATGCCATCGCCGCCCTGGCCGCCATGGTTGATACGGAATCTCCCCTTAAGAAGGAGTTACTTGCCGATTTTTACAACAAGTGGCAGGCAGACCCTCTGGTCATGGATAAGTGGTTTGCCATTCAAGCAGGATCAACCGTGGGGGATACCCTGACTCAAGTGAAGAAACTGATGAAAGACCCTCAGTTCTCCATGGCCAACCCCAATAAGGTCCGAGCCCTTATTGGCTTTTTTGCCAACAATAACCATCTCTGCTTCCACGATGTCAGCGGAGCCGGCTACGCCTTTCTGGCCGATAATATCATTGCCCTGCACAGGGCAAACCCTCAAATAGCCGCCCGACTCTCATCGGCCTTTACCGGCTGGCGCAAATATGATGAGACGCATCAACTCCGCGCCAAAGAAGAGATGCAACGGGTTCTGGCCACCGAAAATCTCTCAACGGATGTTCACGAGGTGGTAAGCAAGTTGCTCTAA